CTTCCGCAGAGGGCTCCGGCACGCGGATGACCTGGCTATTTTCTGTAATTGCACTCACCAGCGAAAGGCGCTGCTGATATTCCTGGTCCGTTGTTGAGGCGATAATGACCGGGTTATCATCTAAGAACGCTTTCTGGATCAACGGCGTTGCTTTAGAGAACTCCGCTTTGATGGGGCCCCCAAAAAAGCGATGGAGATGCGGCACAAACAAGATGCCGTTGCGGGCCTTACTCATGCCTGCGCGGACGGCCTGCTGCTCGTTATCGAGCAAAGCCGTTTCGTCGATCTGGACGAGGCTCGCCAGTCCTGCCGGGCCTTTACCCTCAGACATAAGCAATGCGAGGCTGTACGCCAGCGTCCGCTTGCCCACACCATCTGGGCCAATGAGGATAATATGGCGGTTAACAGACTGCGTGAGGATATTAATCATCTCGCGCAGCAGGTCCTCGCGGAAGTAAACAGCGCGCATATTGCCCCGGCGGGCCGTCGCCACAAAATCCTGCGTGGTGCCGCTAGAGCGTTTAACGGGTAGTACCTGGCTGCTATCGCTGACGATATCCCGCAGCGCCTTGGGCGTAATGCCCACCTGACGCAGCAAGCCACTGGTACTCATTGAGCTTTCCGAGAGCACGGTCAAAGCGTGATCTGTATCAATGCGCACTTCATGCATTGAATTCGCCACGCTCAACGCATCATCAAGCATGATGATCGTCTGACGGCTGAGCGGCACTTTTTTATTGCCTTTGGCGATAAAGTCGAGATTGCCATCCTGGTCGCGGCGGCTCTGAATTGCAAGTTCAACCTGGCGCTCCAGTTGTTCCAGGTCCACGCCGCGGGTATTTTTGAAGACATTGAGCAAACGCGCGGCAGCTGTCTCTTGATGGCGTATCAGCGCAAGCAGCAGCAATTCCGGCATAATCGCCTGCTGCTGATAATCTTTGCGCATAACAGCAGCATCATTGAGGACCGCATCCATATCTTTAGACAGCAAATCCGGATTGAGCGTTGTCATAGCAGTATGTTGTCCTGATTTTGGTTCATCACATGAATAAGTTAACCTGAAAAGTCAGCCGACACAACCCGCTGTCACGTCCAGATAGAGCGCTCTTACGCACATCTTACGTTCTGGCTGAAATCTGGTTGAAATATTAATTGAAATTTGGCCTTATACACCTTTATGGCGAAATAGCCATATCAATCACAACCTGCCCCTTCGCAGGTAATGCGCCCGATAGAATGGCACATAACGGTTCGTAAGCAGCAAATAACGGGCTGTAAGTCATCACATAACCGCGTACTTCCGGGATGACTTGCCAATCCTCTGGCGCGTGCATAGCAACCACAATCGTCTTCTCCGGCGGCAGCCCATTGACTAATTCCAGCAAGGGCGCGTTCTCTGCCAGGTTACGCGTAAAGATCACCACTTGTGACGCACCAGCCGCCGCACCACGCGCCCAGGCACTTTCATCCGCTGAGGGCGTATCGGAATACCCCATAGGCTGATAAGGTGCATATTGTGCACAGGCCCGCCATAGAGATGGCTGCGACGCCGGGTAAATCAACAGCGCGTTTTGCTGCAGCGGGAGCTGATCGGCCCCGTAAGCAACCGCGATGCCTTCCTCAAACATCGCCGTAACAACCTCTGCATGGGCTGCCAGGTTTACGGCCTCATCAGCCATATACACGTCAACAGGAGCCCAATCGAGGACGCCCATCTGCTGCTTAGCCTGCAAGATGCGCCGGACAGATGACGTAATGCGAGCTGCTTCAATCTCACCAGCCTCTACTGCCGCGATGACACCTTCTATGGCTTGCGCTTGGAATTCCAGGCTGACGTGTGCCCCTGTCAAGATCAAGTCGTTACCCGCCATAACAGCCATCAAGGCTGCTTCTTGCGGCGAATGGTTGATATCAATGGCATCCATATCCATTGCATCCGTCATAATCAGCCCTTGATACGCCATTTCATCTCGCAAGACGCCCGTCACCACACGCTCGGATAAGGACGCGGGTACCAGTGACTCAGGTTCCAGAGCCGGGTACCAGATGTGTGCTGTCATAATAGCGCCAACGCCACCCTGGGCCAGGCCAACAAAGGGAGCCATCTCGACCTGATGCAAGCGCGCCGCATCATAATCCACAACAGGCAGCGTCACATGCGAATCCGCAGAAGTATCACCATGCCCTGGGAAATGCTTCGCAACAGCCAGCACGCCACCCGATTGCATCCCCTGGGCAAAAGCCGTGACAATCGGCGTGACCTGCTCCGCACGAGCACCAAATGACCGCCTGCCAATGATTGGATTATCCGGGTTGGTATAAAGATCGGCAACCGGGGCCAGGTTCATATTCAGGCCAACAGCACGCATTTCTTCAGCATATGCTTCCCCCACCTTATACGCGAGTTCTGGGTTTTGCGTTGCAGTGAGCAGCATTGGTACAGGCCAACGGGTAAAACCGTCCTCCAGATGGGCAATGATGCCGCCTTCCTGGTCGACAGCAACAAAGAGCGGTATGCCACCAGCCTGGGTTATTGCGGCCTGCATATCGTTCGAAAGTTGGGCCACCTGCTGCGGATTACCCAGGTTCGACGGCAGCAATGCCACCATACCAGGCTGATACGTCTGCAAAAAATCACGAGATGGCTCGTTGAGCGGGTTGCCATAAAACGTCGCCACGAACATCTGGGCCACCTGCTGGCGCAAGCTCATCTGCGCGATGATCGACTCGATAGCTGGATCCGTCGTTTCATCAGCACGACTCGGCATAACCAGCAAAGCCAGCATTCCGAACATAGCCCAGAGCAAAAAGCAATTGCGTCTATGCTGTCTCATGCAAATATTCCTGAACAAAAGCAATGAAGCCATCGCGTTCATACGGTTCATAGCTAGAACCAGCCAACCAGATAGAGCACTGCGGGGCAATATGATATAGATCGCGCAGCAGGACAAACAAAGCCAGCAAACTCATGGCATCCCATTCACCGCGCACAAAGCTGATATTCATCGCATGGGGGCCATCAACAAATAAGCCCAGGGTGGGCAATAGCGGCAGATCCAGCCAAAGGCCGCCGCCAATACGCCCCCCTGATAAGGCCCGTGCTGTCATTAAAGGGGACGGCGTCACCACACGAATGTTGGTATTCTTCATGACGAACTGCGTCGTCAACTCTCGTGAGCCATGCAACAGATGCAAAATACAGGCATCCATCGTAGAAGCGGTCATATTCCCCAGCACGATTTCCGGCGCTTCTTCGCTGTAACCCATAAAATAGGGTGCAGCTTCAGCCCAGACATCGAGTAGTCTCATGGCATGGTCATCTGCCATGTGGCTCCCCCATCCTCAGTCATAACTTGATAACTGCCTTCCGGCGCAAATACATCTACAGAACCTTCGCCAGAAGCCACAAACGAAACAGCCTGGATGTGCTCCGGCGGCGTACA
The Phototrophicus methaneseepsis DNA segment above includes these coding regions:
- a CDS encoding glycoside hydrolase family 3 protein codes for the protein MRQHRRNCFLLWAMFGMLALLVMPSRADETTDPAIESIIAQMSLRQQVAQMFVATFYGNPLNEPSRDFLQTYQPGMVALLPSNLGNPQQVAQLSNDMQAAITQAGGIPLFVAVDQEGGIIAHLEDGFTRWPVPMLLTATQNPELAYKVGEAYAEEMRAVGLNMNLAPVADLYTNPDNPIIGRRSFGARAEQVTPIVTAFAQGMQSGGVLAVAKHFPGHGDTSADSHVTLPVVDYDAARLHQVEMAPFVGLAQGGVGAIMTAHIWYPALEPESLVPASLSERVVTGVLRDEMAYQGLIMTDAMDMDAIDINHSPQEAALMAVMAGNDLILTGAHVSLEFQAQAIEGVIAAVEAGEIEAARITSSVRRILQAKQQMGVLDWAPVDVYMADEAVNLAAHAEVVTAMFEEGIAVAYGADQLPLQQNALLIYPASQPSLWRACAQYAPYQPMGYSDTPSADESAWARGAAAGASQVVIFTRNLAENAPLLELVNGLPPEKTIVVAMHAPEDWQVIPEVRGYVMTYSPLFAAYEPLCAILSGALPAKGQVVIDMAISP